In Holophagales bacterium, one DNA window encodes the following:
- the argF gene encoding ornithine carbamoyltransferase produces MPFNLRNRHFLTIHDFTAKEVHYLLDLARDLKRAKYARTERQHLVGKNIALIFEKDSTRTRCAFEVACFDQGANVTYLGPSGSQIGKKESMKDTARVLGRMYDAIEYRGYGQRLVEELATWSGVPVYNGLTDEFHPTQILADLLTMVEHAEKPLTQISYAYLGDARNNMGNTLMLAGALMGMDVRLAAPKHLWPEASLIAKARELAGVSHGKVTLTESPTEAVAGVDFVHTDVWVSMGEPDSVWAERIQLLKPYRVDAALMEATGNPRAKFMHCLPSFHNRETKIGEEIFQKFGLESMEVTDDVFESPASVVFDQAENRVHTIKAVLVATLAD; encoded by the coding sequence ATGCCGTTCAATCTGCGCAATCGCCACTTCCTGACGATTCACGACTTCACCGCCAAAGAGGTTCACTACCTGCTCGATCTCGCGCGCGACCTCAAGCGCGCCAAGTACGCCCGCACGGAGCGCCAGCACCTGGTGGGCAAGAACATCGCCCTGATCTTCGAGAAGGACTCGACCCGGACTCGCTGTGCGTTCGAGGTCGCCTGCTTCGACCAGGGAGCCAACGTCACCTACCTTGGCCCCTCCGGCTCGCAGATCGGCAAGAAGGAGTCGATGAAGGACACGGCCCGCGTGCTCGGGCGGATGTACGACGCCATCGAATACCGAGGCTACGGCCAGCGGCTGGTCGAGGAGTTGGCGACCTGGTCCGGGGTGCCGGTCTACAACGGCCTGACCGACGAGTTCCACCCGACCCAGATCCTCGCCGACCTGCTGACGATGGTCGAGCATGCCGAGAAGCCGCTCACCCAGATCTCCTACGCCTATCTCGGCGACGCGCGAAACAACATGGGCAACACGCTGATGCTGGCCGGCGCACTGATGGGAATGGATGTGCGCCTCGCCGCGCCGAAGCACCTCTGGCCCGAGGCGTCGCTGATCGCCAAGGCGCGCGAGCTGGCCGGCGTCTCCCATGGCAAGGTCACGCTGACCGAAAGTCCCACGGAGGCGGTCGCGGGCGTGGACTTCGTTCACACGGACGTCTGGGTCTCGATGGGCGAGCCCGACTCGGTCTGGGCCGAGCGGATCCAGTTGCTGAAGCCCTACCGCGTGGATGCCGCGCTCATGGAGGCTACCGGCAACCCGCGCGCGAAGTTCATGCACTGCCTCCCGTCGTTCCACAACCGTGAGACGAAGATCGGCGAGGAGATCTTCCAGAAGTTCGGTCTCGAGTCGATGGAGGTCACCGACGACGTGTTCGAGTCACCCGCCTCCGTCGTCTTCGACCAGGCGGAGAATCGTGTTCACACGATCAAGGCGGTCCTCGTCGCGACGCTCGCCGACTGA
- a CDS encoding S8 family serine peptidase encodes MVRSLVAALFCSATLSASPPAVANRAIAPGLPTPDTIASRSGDRNLLLLRVGVFDPAHESLDFASVGVAEARSTRFGIVQLRPGFPAAKAELEALGVELLRYLPNDAYQVRWNPASRALAAAHPAVRATLDYVAGFKIAPELWEGPGFEPGDRLTVVAFRGERLAPIAEKLLAAFPGAHRTHSMPEAPEPRLRFQVPYEDVPAFVRAAAALEEVSWIEPWIWPELHNDTSISPIQNNSTTGTPIWDQDLIGTGQIVAVSDSGLDRNQCWFTQYNNGATTNTEITDAENTIPPAVGTTWPARKVFAYWVVPGASPYDDNQVCTTSSTSFHGTHTTGTVLGDRGVVSTPTNPSFTASERDGMAPNAQILFQDLGNDSTGCLAGTAGDTSLIFEQANAAGARIHSNSWGSATGGAYGASDQEADAAAWRLEDSLIVFSAGNSGSGTNTIGSPGNAKSVVTVGALGHANSTTVASFSSRGPTDDARTKPDIMAPGSSVISAQGDDTDTGTQCPTNGQSLSGTSMACPTVAGGAALARQYFSDGFYPSGARTATDVRSPSGALLKAVLLNGTRDIASMPNNNYGWGRIWLDNNLYFSNVANHRRLRVWSLPNSAGLATGQTATYSINVPAGAELRVTLAWFDPYATLGAAVTLVNNLDLEVLGPGGTYLGNVFSAGGSVTGGTADARNTVEQVRLTAPTAGVYTITVKGTSVPGNGDAATNRQGFGLAASFGNCAGTVASAPTAPAAAPNPTAGINLSWTGAAGASSYSIYRAAGTCGGAAASDFQMVGTSSGTSFTDTRAQGGFSYAYKIRGADGCAEGPLSTCVESTATGACDLTPTFDETGVTIADGASIDCGIDLNWTAATSNCPLAPTVTYNVYRSTQYNFTPSVANRIASGVTGTSFADTSAESLTNYFYVVKAQDSATPPNESVKVRRVKGTASSGSTVAGTFADGADSPSFLQLEDPWQITAAQASAGTLSYHNAGDTGTYLADTCASIVTPAILLTGTPAVLSYAARWNLEDQWDGVVVEISVNGGAWTDLPPTGGYPSSFAQTGAPPINACGYAASQGAFSGSSSNLFVSKTSTLSANPGDSVRIRWRFSSDPGTEEAGFFLDAVTLTNASVAQPCSQLLDDGFETGSLSRWTS; translated from the coding sequence TTGGTTCGATCGCTGGTCGCCGCGCTCTTCTGCTCCGCGACGCTCTCGGCCTCTCCCCCGGCGGTGGCGAACCGCGCCATCGCTCCTGGGCTACCGACGCCCGACACGATTGCGTCTCGGAGTGGCGACCGCAACCTGCTCTTGCTGCGGGTCGGGGTCTTCGACCCGGCGCACGAGTCGCTCGACTTCGCCTCGGTGGGCGTTGCCGAGGCCCGCTCGACGCGCTTTGGCATCGTGCAATTGCGCCCCGGGTTCCCGGCGGCCAAGGCCGAGCTCGAGGCGCTCGGGGTCGAACTGCTGCGCTATCTGCCGAACGACGCCTACCAGGTCCGTTGGAACCCTGCCAGCCGCGCCTTGGCGGCGGCTCACCCGGCCGTTCGCGCGACACTCGACTACGTCGCCGGCTTCAAGATCGCGCCCGAGCTCTGGGAGGGGCCCGGCTTCGAGCCGGGCGACCGCCTCACGGTCGTCGCCTTCCGAGGCGAGAGGCTCGCGCCGATCGCCGAGAAGCTGCTTGCCGCCTTTCCCGGAGCGCATCGCACCCACTCGATGCCTGAAGCGCCGGAACCGCGACTTCGATTCCAGGTGCCCTACGAGGATGTGCCGGCGTTCGTTCGCGCCGCTGCCGCATTGGAGGAGGTCTCGTGGATCGAGCCGTGGATCTGGCCCGAGTTGCACAACGACACCTCGATCTCGCCGATCCAGAACAACAGCACGACCGGTACGCCGATCTGGGATCAGGATCTGATCGGCACGGGCCAGATCGTGGCGGTTTCGGATTCCGGTCTCGACCGCAACCAGTGCTGGTTCACTCAGTACAACAACGGAGCAACGACGAATACCGAGATCACCGACGCGGAGAACACCATCCCGCCGGCCGTGGGGACCACGTGGCCGGCTCGCAAGGTCTTCGCGTACTGGGTCGTCCCCGGCGCGTCGCCCTACGACGACAATCAGGTCTGTACGACCTCGTCGACGTCGTTCCACGGGACGCATACCACCGGCACCGTGCTGGGTGACCGCGGTGTCGTCTCGACGCCGACCAATCCGTCCTTCACCGCGTCGGAACGCGATGGGATGGCGCCGAATGCGCAGATTCTCTTCCAGGATCTCGGCAACGACAGCACCGGCTGCCTGGCCGGGACGGCTGGCGACACCTCGCTGATCTTCGAGCAGGCCAATGCTGCTGGAGCGCGGATCCACTCCAACAGTTGGGGCTCCGCCACCGGGGGTGCCTACGGAGCCAGTGACCAGGAAGCGGACGCGGCCGCCTGGCGACTCGAGGACTCGCTGATCGTCTTTTCCGCCGGCAACTCGGGCAGCGGGACGAACACCATCGGCTCACCCGGCAACGCGAAGAGCGTCGTGACCGTCGGTGCGCTCGGTCACGCGAATTCGACGACCGTCGCCTCGTTTTCGAGCCGCGGCCCGACGGACGACGCCCGCACCAAGCCCGACATCATGGCACCGGGGAGCTCCGTGATCTCCGCGCAGGGCGACGACACCGACACCGGCACGCAGTGTCCGACGAACGGTCAGTCGCTGTCGGGCACCTCGATGGCGTGCCCGACCGTCGCCGGCGGCGCCGCGCTCGCCCGGCAGTACTTCAGCGACGGCTTCTACCCCTCGGGGGCACGCACCGCCACGGACGTTCGGTCGCCGTCGGGCGCTCTGCTCAAGGCTGTCCTGCTCAACGGCACGCGCGATATCGCCAGCATGCCGAACAACAACTACGGCTGGGGCCGCATCTGGCTCGACAACAACCTCTACTTCTCGAACGTCGCCAACCATCGCCGGCTGCGTGTCTGGTCGTTGCCGAACTCCGCCGGGCTCGCCACGGGTCAGACCGCGACCTACTCGATCAACGTTCCTGCCGGCGCCGAGCTTCGTGTCACCCTTGCCTGGTTCGACCCCTACGCCACGCTCGGTGCGGCGGTGACGCTGGTCAACAACCTCGACCTCGAGGTCCTCGGACCCGGCGGTACCTATCTCGGCAACGTCTTCTCCGCAGGCGGTTCGGTCACCGGAGGGACGGCCGACGCGCGCAACACGGTCGAGCAGGTTCGACTCACCGCCCCGACCGCCGGCGTCTACACGATTACCGTGAAGGGCACGAGCGTTCCCGGCAACGGTGACGCCGCGACGAACCGCCAGGGCTTCGGCCTGGCCGCGTCGTTCGGCAACTGCGCCGGAACGGTGGCCTCGGCCCCGACCGCGCCAGCCGCCGCGCCCAACCCGACGGCCGGGATCAACCTCTCCTGGACCGGGGCGGCCGGAGCTTCGAGCTACTCGATCTATCGTGCCGCCGGAACGTGCGGCGGAGCCGCGGCGAGCGACTTCCAGATGGTCGGGACCTCGAGCGGCACCTCGTTCACCGACACCCGCGCGCAGGGTGGCTTCAGTTACGCGTACAAGATCCGCGGGGCCGACGGCTGTGCCGAGGGGCCGCTTTCCACCTGCGTCGAGTCGACCGCCACGGGCGCCTGCGATCTCACTCCCACCTTCGACGAAACCGGCGTGACGATCGCCGACGGCGCCAGCATCGACTGCGGCATCGATCTCAACTGGACCGCGGCGACCTCGAACTGCCCGCTTGCGCCGACGGTGACCTACAACGTCTACCGTTCGACCCAGTACAACTTCACGCCGTCGGTGGCCAATCGCATCGCGAGCGGAGTGACCGGAACCAGCTTCGCGGACACGAGCGCGGAGTCGCTGACGAACTACTTCTACGTGGTCAAGGCCCAGGACAGCGCGACGCCTCCGAACGAGTCGGTGAAGGTCCGGCGAGTGAAGGGAACGGCCAGCAGTGGGTCTACGGTCGCCGGGACATTCGCCGATGGCGCCGATTCGCCTTCGTTCCTGCAGCTCGAGGATCCCTGGCAGATCACGGCGGCCCAGGCCTCTGCGGGCACCTTGAGCTATCACAACGCCGGAGACACCGGGACTTACCTCGCCGACACCTGCGCGTCGATCGTGACCCCGGCCATTCTCCTGACGGGAACCCCCGCGGTCCTCTCGTACGCGGCCCGTTGGAATCTCGAAGATCAGTGGGACGGTGTGGTGGTGGAGATCTCGGTCAACGGCGGGGCCTGGACCGACCTTCCGCCGACCGGCGGCTATCCGAGCAGCTTCGCGCAGACGGGCGCGCCGCCGATCAACGCCTGTGGCTACGCCGCCTCGCAGGGTGCCTTCAGCGGCAGCTCCTCGAATCTCTTCGTCTCCAAGACGAGCACGCTGTCGGCGAATCCGGGGGATTCGGTGCGGATCCGCTGGCGCTTCTCGTCCGACCCGGGGACGGAGGAGGCGGGGTTCTTCCTCGACGCGGTCACCTTGACGAACGCCAGCGTCGCCCAGCCGTGCAGCCAGCTTCTGGATGACGGTTTCGAGACCGGCAGCCTGAGTCGCTGGACTTCCTAG
- the mtnA gene encoding S-methyl-5-thioribose-1-phosphate isomerase codes for MTAHLAPDEVVPLRWANGALSLLDQTRLPHEERWLEVRSVDDLAEAIVRLAVRGAPAIGIAAAYGVAIAAASGGRTAAAAAIPRLDATRPTAVNLRWALDRQAAVLQLAPDAGLAAALLTEAQRIEHEDRAACKAMGDHGAGLFGEREHLLTHCNAGALATGGFGTALGVIRAAWLAGKVERVFVDETRPLLQGARLTSWELGRLGIPHRLVTDSSVGALMSRGLVTGVVVGADRIAANGDTANKIGTYTVAALAARHGVPFYVAAPRSTVDRRIPNGTAIPIEERCGIEVEEIGGIRLTPRETSGLNFAFDVTPHDLIAAIITEAGVLRPPYDKSLAAALAADGNGRSRSRQEERCRAPGTAPSPGGNANR; via the coding sequence ATGACGGCGCATCTCGCTCCAGACGAGGTTGTCCCCTTGCGCTGGGCCAACGGCGCGCTCTCCCTGCTCGACCAAACCCGATTGCCGCACGAAGAACGCTGGCTGGAAGTCCGCTCCGTCGACGACCTCGCCGAAGCGATCGTCCGACTCGCCGTGCGTGGGGCGCCGGCCATCGGAATCGCTGCGGCCTACGGCGTGGCCATCGCGGCCGCGTCCGGCGGGCGAACCGCCGCCGCCGCGGCGATCCCTCGCCTCGACGCGACGCGACCGACGGCGGTCAATCTCCGGTGGGCACTCGATCGGCAAGCGGCAGTCCTCCAACTCGCCCCCGATGCCGGCCTGGCCGCGGCGCTGCTCACCGAAGCGCAGCGAATCGAGCACGAAGACCGAGCCGCCTGCAAAGCCATGGGAGACCATGGAGCCGGGCTCTTCGGCGAACGGGAGCATCTGCTCACCCACTGCAACGCCGGGGCCCTCGCCACCGGGGGCTTCGGCACCGCCCTGGGCGTCATTCGTGCGGCGTGGCTGGCTGGAAAGGTCGAGCGCGTCTTCGTCGACGAAACGAGGCCGCTGCTTCAGGGCGCACGCCTCACCTCCTGGGAGCTCGGCCGCCTGGGTATTCCCCATCGACTGGTCACGGACTCCAGCGTGGGCGCGCTGATGTCGCGCGGGCTCGTCACCGGCGTGGTCGTGGGTGCCGATCGCATCGCGGCCAACGGCGATACCGCCAACAAGATCGGGACCTACACGGTTGCCGCCCTGGCGGCCCGGCACGGAGTTCCGTTCTATGTCGCGGCGCCGCGATCCACCGTCGATCGGCGGATTCCGAACGGGACGGCGATCCCGATCGAGGAGCGGTGCGGAATCGAGGTCGAGGAGATCGGCGGCATCCGGCTCACGCCGCGGGAGACCTCAGGGCTCAACTTCGCCTTCGACGTCACGCCACACGACCTGATCGCGGCGATCATCACCGAAGCCGGAGTCCTTCGCCCACCCTACGACAAGAGCCTGGCCGCGGCGCTCGCCGCCGACGGGAACGGAAGGTCACGTTCGCGCCAGGAGGAGCGGTGCCGAGCTCCCGGCACCGCTCCTTCGCCTGGCGGCAACGCCAACCGCTAG
- a CDS encoding divalent-cation tolerance protein CutA, translated as MQALVVITTVGNEEQANLLARELVARRHAACVNIVGGVRSVYRWEGKICKDSEYLLIIKTRAEEYAAVETAIRELHNYELPEILAFPVKHGEARFLEWIAASLDKNAVFSDDVDEGVAISLDDTNF; from the coding sequence GTGCAAGCGCTGGTGGTCATCACGACGGTGGGCAACGAGGAGCAGGCGAACCTGCTGGCGCGCGAGCTCGTCGCGCGGCGGCACGCGGCCTGCGTGAACATCGTCGGCGGCGTGCGCTCGGTCTACCGGTGGGAAGGGAAGATCTGCAAAGACAGCGAGTACCTTCTCATCATCAAGACCCGAGCCGAGGAGTATGCGGCTGTCGAGACCGCCATCCGCGAGCTCCACAACTACGAGCTTCCCGAGATCCTCGCCTTCCCGGTGAAACACGGGGAGGCGCGCTTCCTGGAGTGGATCGCCGCCAGCCTCGACAAGAACGCCGTCTTCTCCGACGACGTCGACGAGGGCGTCGCGATCTCGCTCGACGACACCAATTTCTGA
- a CDS encoding helix-hairpin-helix domain-containing protein: protein MIISSRNPLHRAAAALLAVALLLVAAPSFAAEAKVINVNTASAEQLQLLPRVGPALAQRIIEHRDQNGPFKAPTDLLLVRGIGEKSFELLKPYVVTSGNTTLGEKVRVPRPAKTETSR, encoded by the coding sequence ATGATCATCTCGTCCCGCAACCCGCTCCACCGTGCCGCCGCCGCCCTCCTCGCGGTCGCCCTCCTCCTCGTCGCAGCGCCCTCCTTCGCCGCCGAGGCCAAGGTGATCAACGTCAACACGGCGAGCGCCGAGCAGCTGCAGCTCCTGCCTCGGGTCGGACCGGCCCTGGCGCAGCGCATCATCGAGCACCGCGACCAGAACGGTCCCTTCAAGGCGCCGACCGACCTCCTCCTGGTCCGCGGGATCGGGGAGAAGAGCTTCGAGCTCCTCAAGCCCTACGTCGTCACCAGCGGCAATACCACCCTCGGAGAGAAGGTGCGCGTCCCGCGCCCGGCCAAGACCGAGACCTCGCGATGA
- the lepB gene encoding signal peptidase I: MADDSPVRRSTVREYFEALLIAAIFLGFTNTFVVKTFFIPSGSMENTLLVGDHLFVNRFIYAGAPTAFERAILPLRTPRRGDIVIFRSPERPTVDLVKRCVALPGDTVQIVNKELFINGTRVPDAGVAQHSDPRVFPDRPTLPDQVRLRDQFGPFKVPEGRYFCLGDNRDHSYDSRFWGTVPSHYLKGRALFIYWSFGGGTSDGSWKSVGAKAREAAQTALGFFSETRWGRTFKVVR, translated from the coding sequence ATGGCTGATGATTCTCCCGTTCGCCGTTCGACGGTTCGCGAGTACTTCGAGGCACTGCTGATCGCCGCGATCTTTCTCGGGTTCACCAATACCTTCGTGGTAAAGACGTTCTTCATTCCGAGCGGATCGATGGAAAACACCCTGCTCGTGGGCGACCATCTGTTCGTCAACCGCTTCATCTACGCTGGCGCACCGACCGCTTTCGAACGCGCGATCCTCCCGCTTCGCACCCCACGACGGGGGGACATCGTCATTTTTCGCTCCCCAGAGCGGCCGACGGTGGACCTGGTGAAGCGGTGCGTCGCTCTCCCGGGCGATACCGTGCAGATCGTGAACAAGGAGCTCTTCATCAACGGGACTCGCGTCCCCGACGCCGGGGTGGCGCAACACAGCGATCCCCGTGTTTTTCCGGATCGGCCCACGCTCCCCGATCAGGTGCGGCTGCGCGATCAGTTCGGCCCGTTCAAGGTGCCGGAGGGGCGGTATTTCTGCCTCGGCGACAACCGGGACCACTCCTACGACTCCCGGTTCTGGGGCACCGTGCCCAGCCACTACTTGAAGGGGCGGGCACTCTTCATCTACTGGTCTTTCGGCGGGGGGACCTCCGACGGGAGCTGGAAGAGCGTCGGCGCAAAGGCCAGGGAAGCTGCGCAGACGGCGCTCGGCTTCTTCTCCGAAACGCGCTGGGGACGGACCTTCAAGGTCGTGCGCTGA
- the pyrF gene encoding orotidine-5'-phosphate decarboxylase: MNPQDRPIEQLAVALDTPEWPTFEHWCDRLARRVGFLKVGLESYVRWGPRAVARAQEAGGRVFLDLKLHDIPNTVAGAVASASDLGAELLTIHAGGGPAMLAAAAEAAERAGSGLQLLAVTVLTHLDAAELAALGLPGAPTERALAWARLARDAGCAGVVSSPLEAAALRATLPRPFRIVTPGIRLPEGDRGDQRRVATPGAALAAGADLLVVGRPLTRAANLDDALAAFSREIEAAAPRT; the protein is encoded by the coding sequence ATGAACCCGCAAGACCGACCGATCGAGCAGCTCGCCGTGGCCCTCGACACACCGGAATGGCCCACCTTCGAACACTGGTGCGACCGCCTGGCGAGACGCGTCGGATTCCTCAAGGTCGGTCTCGAGTCCTACGTCCGATGGGGTCCCCGAGCGGTGGCGAGGGCCCAGGAGGCGGGGGGCCGAGTCTTTCTCGACCTCAAGCTCCACGACATCCCCAACACCGTCGCCGGGGCCGTCGCCTCGGCAAGCGATCTCGGAGCCGAGCTACTGACGATTCATGCCGGAGGTGGCCCGGCGATGCTCGCTGCCGCCGCCGAGGCGGCGGAGCGCGCCGGGAGCGGTCTTCAGCTCTTGGCGGTCACGGTTCTGACGCATCTGGATGCCGCCGAGCTCGCCGCGCTCGGCCTTCCGGGAGCCCCGACCGAGCGCGCTCTCGCGTGGGCTCGCCTGGCACGAGATGCCGGATGTGCTGGGGTCGTCAGCTCGCCCCTCGAGGCCGCAGCCCTTCGCGCAACCTTGCCCCGGCCGTTTCGCATCGTGACGCCGGGAATTCGCTTGCCCGAGGGGGATCGTGGCGACCAGCGCCGTGTGGCGACCCCCGGCGCGGCCTTGGCTGCGGGGGCCGACCTGCTGGTTGTCGGGCGGCCCCTCACTCGTGCCGCGAACCTCGATGACGCCCTCGCCGCCTTCTCGCGCGAAATCGAGGCGGCGGCGCCCCGCACGTAG
- a CDS encoding dihydroorotate dehydrogenase yields the protein MRLRGLPWLCHPHPGRSLSALLYRRPRLPFRRGGVVSRIAESDVDLSIQLGPIALANPLMTASGTFGYGLEFSHLCDLSSLGAIVTKGLSLEPRRGNPPPRIAETRGGMLNSIGLQNIGVERFLADVLPGLGHFPPRVLVNVFGTTIDEYVRLAARLDRVASVAGIELNVSCPNVQKGGLEFGQDPPILETLVRAVRATTSKPILVKLSPNVTRPAELGQAARSGGADILSAINTVLGMAIDVRTRRPRLATVKGGLSGPAIKPIALRVVFDVARAVGLPVVGIGGIESAEDVLEFVLAGASAVQIGTALFREPSAPERILGDLRRLLADQGIPKLADVVGAVQLPEGYR from the coding sequence ATGCGGCTTCGGGGCCTGCCTTGGCTGTGCCATCCGCACCCCGGGCGATCGCTATCTGCTCTGCTGTACCGACGGCCCCGTCTTCCGTTTCGACGAGGTGGCGTGGTGAGTCGCATCGCGGAGTCCGATGTCGACCTGAGCATCCAACTCGGTCCGATCGCGCTCGCCAACCCGCTGATGACCGCCAGCGGCACTTTCGGCTACGGACTCGAGTTCTCACACCTCTGCGATCTCTCCAGTCTCGGCGCCATCGTCACCAAAGGGCTGTCGCTCGAACCGCGTCGCGGGAATCCGCCGCCCCGAATCGCCGAAACCCGAGGCGGAATGCTCAACTCGATCGGGCTCCAGAACATCGGAGTCGAGCGCTTTCTGGCCGACGTCCTTCCGGGGCTCGGCCACTTCCCACCGCGGGTCCTGGTCAACGTCTTCGGCACGACGATCGACGAGTACGTCCGACTCGCGGCCCGCTTGGATCGGGTCGCCAGTGTCGCCGGCATCGAGCTCAACGTCTCCTGCCCCAACGTCCAGAAGGGTGGGCTCGAGTTCGGCCAGGATCCGCCGATTCTCGAGACCCTCGTGCGCGCGGTTCGAGCGACCACCTCCAAGCCGATCCTGGTCAAGCTCTCTCCGAACGTGACCCGACCGGCGGAGCTCGGGCAGGCCGCTCGATCCGGTGGGGCGGATATCCTCTCTGCCATCAACACGGTCCTCGGAATGGCGATCGACGTCAGAACCCGGAGGCCGCGACTCGCCACGGTCAAGGGCGGGCTCTCGGGACCAGCCATCAAGCCGATCGCCCTGCGCGTCGTCTTCGACGTCGCGCGCGCGGTGGGCCTGCCGGTGGTCGGAATCGGCGGGATCGAAAGCGCGGAAGACGTCCTCGAATTCGTCCTGGCGGGAGCCTCGGCGGTGCAGATCGGCACCGCCCTGTTTCGCGAGCCATCGGCGCCAGAACGGATCCTCGGCGACCTGCGCCGACTGCTTGCCGACCAAGGGATTCCGAAGCTGGCCGACGTAGTGGGAGCGGTTCAGCTTCCTGAGGGCTATCGATGA
- a CDS encoding dihydroorotate dehydrogenase electron transfer subunit produces the protein MESADYQAVVETVDHHPLPYFSLTLRVPAERTEVQPGQFVMVRVGDGLQPFLRRAFSVHDAARSGADGRLTLLAKVVGSGTQQLAAARPGDPLWVLGPLGHGFSLGSEGRVALVAGGIGSAPLFLLAKALLGKEQPFDLYYGGRSAVDLPRREAFAHLLARGRGNLILTTEDGSLGERGLVTVPLERACAERRYTRIYSCGPHGLLACLAAIGSRHGVPGEAALESPMGCGFGACLGCAIRTPGDRYLLCCTDGPVFRFDEVAW, from the coding sequence ATGGAGTCCGCCGACTATCAGGCCGTTGTCGAAACGGTCGATCACCATCCCCTACCCTACTTCAGCCTGACCCTCCGCGTCCCCGCGGAGCGGACGGAGGTTCAGCCCGGTCAATTCGTCATGGTCCGGGTGGGCGACGGACTACAACCGTTTCTGCGCCGAGCCTTTTCGGTCCACGACGCCGCGCGCTCCGGCGCGGACGGCCGGCTCACCCTCCTCGCCAAGGTCGTCGGAAGCGGAACCCAGCAGCTGGCCGCTGCCCGTCCAGGAGATCCCCTCTGGGTCCTCGGACCGCTCGGGCACGGCTTCTCGCTCGGCTCGGAGGGGCGGGTCGCCCTAGTGGCCGGAGGGATCGGGTCGGCCCCGCTCTTCTTGCTCGCCAAGGCCCTCCTCGGCAAGGAGCAGCCGTTCGATCTCTACTATGGCGGCCGATCAGCGGTCGATCTCCCGCGCCGCGAGGCCTTCGCCCACCTCCTCGCTCGCGGCCGCGGCAATCTCATCCTGACAACTGAAGATGGGAGCCTCGGTGAGCGGGGACTGGTAACCGTGCCGCTCGAACGTGCATGTGCGGAACGCCGCTACACTCGCATCTACAGTTGTGGACCCCATGGGCTCCTGGCCTGCCTGGCGGCGATCGGGTCTCGTCACGGAGTCCCGGGAGAGGCGGCGCTCGAATCGCCGATGGGATGCGGCTTCGGGGCCTGCCTTGGCTGTGCCATCCGCACCCCGGGCGATCGCTATCTGCTCTGCTGTACCGACGGCCCCGTCTTCCGTTTCGACGAGGTGGCGTGGTGA